In a genomic window of Sutcliffiella sp. FSL R7-0096:
- a CDS encoding L,D-transpeptidase, giving the protein MFIFTLIFALVTSPLWPLGPNPLPGDPYIIVNKQTNQLAYFQGEELKEVHTVATGKSKELTPEGEFTITVKAINPYYRKKDIAGGDPKNPLGTRWIGFDAEDTDGRTYGVHGTNNPYSIGGYVTQGCIRLENKNVEALFDRVPIGTKIWIVKTGRSFEDLGMEKGVLR; this is encoded by the coding sequence ATGTTCATTTTTACTTTGATCTTTGCATTGGTGACATCACCGCTCTGGCCGCTTGGACCAAACCCTCTTCCAGGCGATCCTTATATTATCGTTAACAAACAGACAAATCAACTTGCCTATTTTCAAGGAGAAGAACTGAAAGAGGTCCATACAGTGGCCACAGGAAAATCTAAAGAACTTACTCCGGAAGGCGAATTCACTATCACCGTAAAGGCAATCAATCCTTATTATCGTAAAAAAGACATCGCTGGAGGCGATCCGAAAAATCCCCTTGGTACAAGATGGATCGGATTTGATGCAGAGGATACCGACGGACGTACCTATGGTGTTCACGGCACAAATAATCCATATTCCATAGGAGGATATGTCACCCAAGGTTGCATACGACTGGAAAATAAAAATGTAGAAGCATTGTTCGACAGAGTGCCGATCGGGACGAAAATATGGATTGTCAAGACAGGGAGATCTTTTGAAGATCTAGGGATGGAAAAGGGTGTGTTGAGGTAA
- a CDS encoding aromatic acid exporter family protein, translating into MRKFKIGYRTAKTALGTGIAISIAQLLSLDFYASAGIIAILCIQNTVRKSWKVATARFFACSLSLLFGYVFFELLGYNPASIALLLLFFIPVTVMLKITEGIATSSVILLHVYSVEAFSIGLVINELSIISIGIGVALILNTYMPSVEKELKSYQLKIEENFHKVFTEIAHFLRHGDRGWDGHEIPETNKILKEAKSLAFRDVENHFKREENHHYFYFKMREKQLDVMERMLPIVATIEHDVEQAHIVADFIEDLEHAIHAGNTAYLFLQRLRDMHKTFQDMSLPQSREEFETRAALRHLLKEFEQYLILKSDFIGLENSE; encoded by the coding sequence ATGAGAAAATTTAAGATTGGCTATCGGACAGCCAAAACTGCTTTGGGGACAGGGATTGCAATTAGTATTGCCCAGCTGTTGAGTTTGGACTTTTATGCATCAGCCGGGATCATTGCGATCCTCTGTATTCAAAATACAGTACGGAAGTCATGGAAAGTGGCGACTGCTCGTTTCTTCGCATGTTCTTTAAGTCTGTTATTTGGCTATGTATTCTTTGAACTGTTGGGGTACAATCCGGCTTCCATTGCATTGCTATTGTTATTTTTTATACCTGTTACAGTAATGCTGAAAATTACAGAAGGGATAGCTACCAGTTCGGTTATTCTACTTCATGTATATTCGGTGGAGGCCTTTTCAATAGGACTGGTTATTAACGAATTAAGCATCATTTCCATTGGAATTGGGGTTGCGCTAATTCTAAATACATACATGCCAAGTGTGGAAAAGGAATTGAAGAGCTATCAACTGAAAATAGAAGAGAATTTCCATAAGGTGTTTACAGAAATAGCCCATTTTCTTCGACACGGAGATCGCGGGTGGGATGGGCATGAGATTCCGGAAACGAATAAAATATTGAAGGAAGCGAAGAGCTTGGCCTTCCGCGATGTAGAAAATCACTTCAAGCGGGAAGAAAATCATCACTATTTTTATTTTAAAATGAGGGAGAAGCAGTTAGATGTCATGGAAAGGATGCTCCCCATTGTTGCAACCATTGAACACGATGTAGAGCAGGCACATATTGTGGCTGATTTTATTGAGGATCTCGAGCATGCCATCCATGCTGGCAATACAGCTTACCTATTTTTACAGCGCTTGCGTGACATGCACAAAACATTTCAGGATATGTCACTGCCACAATCCCGTGAAGAGTTTGAGACGAGAGCGGCACTTCGTCATCTTCTAAAAGAATTTGAGCAATATTTAATACTTAAAAGTGATTTCATCGGATTGGAAAATTCTGAGTAA
- the pepF gene encoding oligoendopeptidase F has product MKTTRIITTIFMTIMLGFTSTFTYAESPAYKSRSEIPSEYKWNLQTLYKNETQWKQDVYKAKKLADRFAKKEEKLDSDKQILHLLEDYFELFRLMEKIFVYSRINLDVDISNTSAQALSDEGQNMMMYVVERTAWFSNELQAIDKDKWDSLMESPKLKQYYNHLKDTYDEKIHSLPPEMEKMLIKTMPFVNAPSELFKMMSKDLVLPNFTIRDKVYEMSAPLYSVYMSSNDREVRKAAFQTYYHTLENYQDTFASMLANIVKANNFFASTRNYPSSLEAHLEGNDIDPKVYTQLIETVEGGLPLLHRYLKLKEKYVGIDAMHMYDLSAPSPYTPDEKIPYEDAKDIVIKGLSPIGETYLKTLTKGLSSNWVDVYNTPGKATGAYQIGSYDSHPFVLLNYQGLPSDVLTLAHEMGHAMHSYFSNKNQRYQDARYVTFTAEVSSTLQEHLLHKQLMDEAKTKEEKLHALYQYLEDFRVTLFRQTQFAEFEKIMHEMGQKEESLHADAIKSVYFDLNKKYYGKSIEVDKEIAMEWARVPHFFHSSFYTYQYATSFAASAALAEQLEAGGADAQNKILKELFSSGGSLPPIEILKRAGVDMSKKEPIEESLKRYEELVDEFEELLNNG; this is encoded by the coding sequence ATGAAAACGACACGGATCATCACGACCATCTTCATGACTATCATGCTCGGCTTCACTTCAACATTCACCTACGCAGAAAGCCCGGCCTACAAATCACGCTCTGAAATCCCATCTGAATACAAATGGAATCTTCAGACCCTTTATAAAAATGAAACGCAATGGAAGCAGGATGTCTACAAGGCCAAAAAACTGGCAGATCGTTTTGCCAAAAAGGAAGAAAAACTTGATAGCGACAAGCAAATCCTACACTTATTGGAGGATTACTTTGAGCTGTTCCGGTTGATGGAGAAAATCTTTGTCTATTCACGCATCAATCTTGATGTGGATATTAGTAACACATCTGCACAAGCGTTATCGGATGAGGGACAAAATATGATGATGTATGTGGTGGAGCGGACGGCATGGTTCTCCAATGAATTGCAAGCAATAGACAAGGACAAATGGGATAGCCTCATGGAAAGTCCCAAACTAAAGCAATATTACAATCATCTGAAAGACACTTATGATGAAAAGATTCATTCCTTGCCTCCCGAAATGGAGAAGATGCTGATAAAGACGATGCCATTTGTAAATGCACCGAGTGAGCTTTTTAAAATGATGTCAAAAGATCTTGTCTTGCCAAACTTTACAATAAGGGACAAAGTCTATGAAATGTCAGCACCTTTATATTCAGTCTATATGTCCAGCAATGATAGGGAAGTGAGGAAGGCTGCTTTCCAGACGTATTATCACACACTTGAAAATTATCAAGATACTTTTGCTTCGATGCTTGCTAATATTGTGAAAGCGAACAACTTCTTTGCGTCAACGAGAAATTATCCTTCCTCACTTGAAGCACATTTGGAAGGAAACGATATTGATCCGAAAGTATACACACAGCTCATTGAGACGGTGGAAGGTGGCCTTCCACTATTGCATAGGTACCTTAAGTTAAAAGAGAAATATGTTGGGATAGATGCGATGCATATGTACGATTTATCTGCACCATCTCCTTATACACCCGATGAAAAGATACCTTATGAAGATGCAAAGGATATTGTCATAAAAGGACTGTCGCCGATAGGGGAAACTTACTTAAAAACACTAACAAAAGGCCTTTCCTCCAATTGGGTGGATGTCTATAACACACCAGGTAAAGCAACGGGCGCCTATCAAATCGGTTCATATGACTCCCATCCATTTGTATTATTGAATTATCAAGGGCTGCCAAGTGATGTATTGACCCTTGCTCATGAAATGGGGCATGCGATGCATTCTTATTTCTCCAATAAGAATCAACGCTACCAGGATGCAAGGTATGTGACATTTACGGCAGAAGTTTCATCTACGTTGCAAGAGCATCTACTTCATAAGCAATTGATGGACGAGGCGAAAACCAAGGAGGAAAAGCTTCATGCTCTTTATCAATACTTAGAAGATTTCCGTGTCACACTTTTCCGTCAAACTCAATTTGCTGAGTTTGAAAAGATCATGCATGAAATGGGACAAAAGGAAGAATCTTTGCATGCTGATGCCATCAAATCAGTCTATTTTGATTTGAATAAGAAGTATTATGGGAAAAGCATAGAAGTGGACAAGGAAATTGCCATGGAATGGGCCAGAGTTCCACACTTCTTCCATTCAAGCTTCTATACTTATCAGTATGCAACAAGCTTTGCCGCTTCGGCTGCACTTGCGGAGCAACTTGAGGCTGGCGGGGCTGATGCGCAAAATAAAATACTCAAAGAACTATTCTCTTCAGGTGGCAGCCTACCACCAATTGAAATATTAAAGCGAGCAGGAGTAGATATGAGTAAAAAAGAGCCGATTGAGGAGTCGCTGAAAAGGTATGAGGAGCTCGTTGATGAATTTGAGGAGCTATTAAATAACGGTTAA
- a CDS encoding amino acid ABC transporter ATP-binding protein, translating into MIKIEDLHKSFGKLEVLKGISTQIKEGEVVAIIGPSGSGKSTLLRCMNLLEEPTSGHIWIKDQDVANKKTNINKVRQNLGMVFQHFHLFPHKTVLENLTYAPISVKGLGKKEAESKGMDLLAKVGLAEKAKEYPNRLSGGQKQRVAIARALAMDPEVMLFDEPTSALDPEMVKEVLEVMKALAHTGMTMAIVTHEMGFAREVADRVLFLDDGILVEDAPPAEFFTAPKSDRAKVFLEKML; encoded by the coding sequence GTGATTAAAATAGAAGATTTGCATAAATCCTTTGGCAAGCTAGAGGTGCTGAAGGGAATTTCTACACAAATTAAAGAAGGAGAAGTAGTGGCGATCATCGGGCCTTCGGGGTCTGGAAAATCTACGCTGCTTCGCTGTATGAATCTATTAGAGGAACCTACTTCTGGTCACATTTGGATTAAAGACCAGGATGTTGCAAATAAAAAAACCAACATCAATAAAGTGCGTCAGAATTTGGGAATGGTGTTCCAGCATTTTCACCTGTTTCCTCACAAGACTGTTCTTGAAAACTTAACGTATGCCCCTATTTCTGTAAAAGGTTTGGGGAAAAAAGAAGCCGAATCGAAAGGAATGGACCTGCTTGCTAAAGTGGGACTAGCTGAGAAAGCGAAAGAATATCCAAATCGCCTGTCGGGTGGTCAGAAGCAACGTGTAGCAATTGCCCGTGCTCTTGCGATGGACCCGGAAGTAATGTTGTTTGATGAACCAACTTCTGCATTAGATCCAGAGATGGTAAAAGAGGTGCTTGAAGTAATGAAGGCACTAGCGCATACGGGAATGACGATGGCTATAGTCACACATGAAATGGGCTTTGCCCGTGAGGTGGCGGACCGCGTATTGTTCCTGGATGATGGAATTCTAGTGGAGGACGCTCCCCCTGCTGAGTTTTTTACAGCACCAAAGTCCGATCGTGCTAAGGTGTTTTTGGAGAAGATGTTGTAA
- a CDS encoding amino acid ABC transporter permease produces the protein MDYILAGVKVTLQVVSLAGIIGFIIGTLLALCKIGRIKLLKIFADVYTSIFRGTPLVLQLMLIFFGLPQATGITFEPVTAAILAFGLNSGAYISEVIRAGIMAVDKGQREAAMALGVPYRQMMKDIILPQALKNILPALMNEYITLTKESAIVTVIGVMDVMRRSFMTASNTYAYLEAFMFAGLIYYVLVMILTFIGKLIERRMRRSD, from the coding sequence ATGGATTATATCCTTGCCGGTGTGAAGGTAACGCTGCAAGTGGTATCACTTGCAGGTATTATCGGATTTATCATTGGAACACTATTGGCTTTATGTAAAATCGGCAGAATTAAATTACTTAAAATTTTTGCGGATGTGTATACATCTATTTTCCGAGGAACACCGCTTGTTCTTCAATTGATGTTAATTTTCTTCGGTTTGCCCCAAGCGACTGGAATAACGTTTGAACCAGTTACTGCCGCAATCCTAGCTTTCGGTTTGAACTCCGGGGCATATATATCGGAAGTTATCCGAGCCGGAATCATGGCTGTTGATAAAGGGCAGCGTGAAGCTGCAATGGCCCTTGGTGTGCCATATCGCCAAATGATGAAAGACATCATTTTACCGCAAGCATTGAAAAATATTTTACCTGCACTTATGAATGAATATATTACTCTTACAAAAGAATCGGCAATTGTGACAGTTATCGGGGTAATGGATGTAATGAGACGTTCCTTCATGACAGCTTCGAATACTTATGCCTATCTAGAAGCATTCATGTTTGCCGGACTTATCTATTACGTGTTAGTAATGATCCTGACATTCATTGGCAAGCTCATCGAAAGGAGAATGAGACGCAGTGATTAA
- a CDS encoding transporter substrate-binding domain-containing protein, which yields MKKWFVYSLISILVVGLLSACGTSGNGDDATGGDGEGKKKLVMGTSADYPPFEYIDTEVGEDIIGFDVDLANAITEELGYELEIRDMDFGSLITAMKAGNIDLILAGMTPTEDRAKQVDFTDIYYTANHMIVSLKDSNITSLEDLEGKTVGVQMGSIQYDKAEEIAEEVNITIENRDRVPQIVQDLKTGRFDAAIIEDTVMKGFMEKDENLTGFTLESDEEGSAIALPKGSELTEEFNRVLKEMEENGKMEELIKKWFGGEE from the coding sequence GTGAAAAAGTGGTTTGTGTATTCATTAATTAGTATTTTAGTAGTAGGCTTGTTGTCCGCTTGCGGAACATCCGGTAATGGGGATGATGCAACTGGTGGAGATGGGGAAGGTAAAAAGAAATTAGTTATGGGAACTTCAGCTGACTATCCTCCATTTGAGTATATTGATACAGAAGTAGGGGAAGATATCATCGGCTTTGACGTTGACCTTGCAAATGCAATCACAGAAGAGCTTGGCTATGAATTAGAAATACGCGATATGGACTTCGGAAGTTTGATTACAGCGATGAAAGCAGGAAACATTGACCTGATCTTAGCAGGTATGACTCCTACAGAGGATCGTGCTAAACAGGTTGACTTTACAGATATTTACTATACTGCTAACCATATGATTGTATCGTTGAAAGATAGCAATATTACGAGTCTTGAAGATTTGGAAGGCAAAACGGTTGGAGTTCAGATGGGATCTATCCAATATGATAAAGCGGAAGAGATTGCAGAAGAGGTTAATATTACTATTGAGAATCGTGACCGTGTCCCACAAATTGTACAAGACTTAAAGACGGGTCGCTTTGATGCAGCAATCATCGAAGATACAGTTATGAAAGGCTTCATGGAAAAGGACGAAAACCTCACTGGATTTACGCTTGAGTCTGACGAAGAAGGTTCTGCAATCGCTCTTCCTAAGGGCAGCGAATTGACAGAGGAGTTCAACCGTGTTCTAAAAGAAATGGAAGAGAACGGTAAGATGGAAGAGCTTATCAAAAAGTGGTTTGGTGGAGAAGAATAA
- a CDS encoding RNA polymerase sigma factor produces MNFTTIYNVHYERVLHVSFAIIRDRQLAEDNVQETFIKAYKKLDSLEEIEKVGAWLCVIATRTAIDFVRRERKNKGCPMELNILDCLGIEATQDVEAEVGVNLLKELISEKMEDFTQEDKNLLVLKMERGYKELEIAKALQMNPATVKSKIHRARRKLRERMAVELSA; encoded by the coding sequence GTGAATTTCACAACAATATATAATGTGCATTATGAGAGAGTGCTTCACGTAAGTTTCGCCATTATCCGCGACCGCCAGTTGGCTGAAGACAATGTGCAGGAAACCTTCATAAAGGCGTATAAGAAGTTGGATAGCCTGGAGGAAATTGAAAAAGTAGGTGCCTGGCTTTGCGTGATTGCAACCAGAACAGCTATAGATTTTGTCAGACGAGAGAGAAAGAATAAAGGATGTCCGATGGAATTAAATATTTTGGATTGTCTTGGAATAGAAGCAACCCAGGATGTCGAAGCCGAAGTGGGAGTAAACCTATTAAAGGAACTCATAAGCGAAAAGATGGAAGACTTCACACAAGAAGACAAGAATCTTCTTGTTCTTAAAATGGAAAGAGGTTATAAAGAGCTGGAAATTGCTAAAGCATTGCAAATGAATCCTGCTACCGTAAAGTCTAAGATCCATAGAGCTAGAAGGAAGTTAAGAGAACGGATGGCTGTAGAATTAAGTGCTTAA
- a CDS encoding sensor histidine kinase, translated as MGTRWRNRIIAFLMALIFVCALSGSFYFINNLDRFGEESYFESKEFQYELEDYANYLITSELGRVSADSVKEHITVSMQEIEEHRYEYGHLDEQLDNIRYQYEERIQLAEDGESSEQPEELRAERDRKLDDIRKNFSSDEHVEQKIRAEKEKTVDEYFAKDSNFYTNPPKFHEDFQYFFEQEGESFTNTGVDKASINQLFSENNMQYVTKYTISGENYFHASNWPYEDWMYQTIADVRGNFVGMIGVPLELASDSELRIAKAGYEENRLWFWRLGIGSLIALMIWLVTMLKVISLPQEQKKWHTPYDKIPIDLKVVALGISAIVLILSLFWVQDSINQLTYGASIYTTELVVSILITTVLSLLAYVQFRYLAASMKRFTDFKQLWKSSLLFIVLSKCKNASQRIFDLIKEAFLNTTTGIQVFLLLGVVFGLGFGVFMIFIDIVFFLLYFLFVIFIGGPTLILLVKSVGYFNKISIKTEEMALGKLGEPLEVKGDSILSKMAANLNVLNQGVKVSLNEQAKSERLKTELITNVSHDLRTPLTSIITYTELLKKNDLTDEDRSAYLVIIDRKSQRLKGLIEDLFEVSKMASGNIELVKERVDLNQLLQQALAEYDNPLKESNLQFRFTNTDKPLYAMVDGQKMWRVFDNLIGNIVKYSLENSRVYIHVQQFEDKAKITFKNVSKYELNDHSEELYERFKRGDTSRNTEGSGLGLAIAKSIIDLHEGSLDIETDGDLFKVNICLRVVE; from the coding sequence TTGGGTACAAGATGGAGAAATAGAATAATAGCTTTTTTAATGGCACTGATATTTGTTTGTGCGTTAAGTGGAAGCTTTTATTTTATCAATAACTTAGATCGGTTTGGCGAAGAAAGTTATTTTGAATCGAAAGAATTTCAATATGAGCTGGAGGATTATGCAAACTATTTAATTACTAGTGAGTTGGGAAGGGTATCAGCAGATAGTGTAAAAGAACACATAACAGTTTCCATGCAGGAAATTGAAGAACATCGATATGAATATGGCCATTTGGATGAGCAGCTAGATAACATCCGTTATCAATATGAAGAAAGAATCCAACTTGCTGAGGATGGCGAATCAAGCGAGCAACCAGAAGAATTGCGAGCGGAAAGAGACAGGAAATTAGATGATATCCGAAAGAATTTCTCTAGTGATGAGCATGTAGAACAGAAAATAAGAGCCGAAAAAGAAAAAACAGTCGATGAGTATTTTGCAAAGGATTCTAACTTCTATACGAATCCGCCAAAATTTCACGAAGATTTCCAGTACTTTTTTGAACAGGAAGGAGAAAGTTTCACCAATACAGGTGTTGATAAAGCATCTATAAATCAACTGTTCAGTGAAAACAATATGCAATATGTAACCAAATATACCATAAGTGGGGAAAACTATTTCCATGCAAGCAATTGGCCTTATGAAGACTGGATGTACCAAACAATAGCGGATGTAAGAGGGAACTTCGTAGGGATGATAGGTGTGCCATTAGAGCTTGCTTCGGACAGTGAATTGAGGATTGCAAAAGCTGGTTATGAGGAAAATAGATTGTGGTTCTGGAGACTCGGGATAGGATCACTAATCGCATTAATGATTTGGCTTGTTACAATGTTAAAAGTAATTTCGTTACCCCAGGAACAAAAGAAATGGCATACTCCCTATGACAAAATTCCAATAGATCTTAAGGTTGTAGCGCTGGGAATTTCAGCTATTGTACTGATATTAAGTTTATTCTGGGTCCAGGACAGTATTAATCAACTCACATACGGCGCTTCTATCTACACCACAGAATTGGTAGTTAGTATCTTAATCACAACGGTATTAAGTTTATTAGCCTACGTGCAATTTCGATATTTGGCAGCTAGTATGAAACGTTTTACTGACTTCAAACAACTATGGAAAAGTAGCTTATTATTCATCGTTCTAAGTAAATGTAAAAATGCCTCTCAACGCATCTTTGATCTTATTAAGGAAGCTTTCCTTAATACAACAACTGGAATCCAAGTTTTCCTTCTTCTAGGGGTAGTATTTGGATTAGGGTTTGGTGTCTTTATGATTTTTATTGATATAGTATTTTTCCTATTATATTTCCTTTTTGTCATTTTCATAGGAGGGCCAACGCTTATTCTGTTAGTAAAGAGTGTCGGTTATTTTAATAAGATATCCATTAAAACAGAAGAGATGGCATTAGGTAAACTAGGGGAACCACTAGAAGTGAAAGGAGATTCCATCCTTTCTAAAATGGCAGCAAACCTCAATGTATTAAATCAAGGGGTAAAGGTGTCCTTAAACGAGCAGGCAAAAAGCGAGCGTTTGAAAACGGAACTGATTACAAATGTCAGCCATGATCTAAGAACACCGTTAACATCTATCATCACTTACACGGAGCTTCTGAAGAAAAACGACCTTACTGATGAGGACCGGTCGGCATACCTTGTAATTATCGATAGGAAGTCACAGCGATTGAAGGGATTAATTGAGGATCTTTTTGAAGTATCAAAAATGGCAAGTGGGAATATCGAGCTTGTAAAGGAGCGAGTCGATCTGAATCAGCTTCTTCAGCAGGCACTGGCTGAATATGATAATCCATTGAAGGAATCCAATCTGCAATTTCGTTTTACAAATACTGATAAACCTTTATATGCCATGGTCGATGGGCAAAAAATGTGGCGTGTATTTGATAACTTAATAGGAAATATCGTGAAATACTCCTTGGAAAATTCACGAGTATATATACACGTACAACAGTTTGAAGACAAAGCGAAAATAACGTTTAAAAATGTTTCTAAATATGAATTGAATGATCATAGTGAGGAACTCTACGAGCGCTTTAAAAGAGGAGATACTTCACGTAATACGGAAGGATCAGGTCTGGGCCTTGCGATTGCAAAATCTATCATTGATCTTCATGAGGGCAGTCTCGATATCGAAACAGACGGAGACCTGTTCAAAGTGAATATCTGTTTGAGAGTGGTGGAATAA
- a CDS encoding response regulator transcription factor, producing MANYTVLVVDDEKEIRDAIEIYLKNEGVKVLKAKDGVEALEMLHENEVHLILLDVMMPRLDGISATHRIREEKNIPIIILSAKSEDTDKILGLQVGADDYVTKPFNPMELVARVKSQLRRYVTLGTFEGIKKIIDLNGLTIDKESKEVTVQGDPVKLTPIEYKIVELLMTNAGRVFSINDIYERVWKEPGYNAENTVAVHIRKIREKIEIDPKNPRYLKVVWGIGYKMEK from the coding sequence ATGGCTAACTATACGGTGTTGGTAGTGGATGATGAGAAAGAAATAAGAGATGCAATTGAGATCTATTTGAAAAATGAAGGTGTGAAGGTCCTAAAAGCAAAGGATGGGGTGGAAGCGTTAGAAATGCTTCATGAAAATGAGGTGCATCTCATTTTACTAGATGTGATGATGCCGAGGCTCGACGGGATATCTGCGACGCACAGGATTCGTGAGGAGAAGAACATTCCCATTATCATCCTGAGTGCTAAAAGTGAAGATACGGATAAAATCCTCGGACTGCAAGTGGGAGCGGATGATTATGTAACAAAGCCTTTCAATCCGATGGAGCTTGTCGCGAGAGTGAAATCTCAGCTAAGAAGGTATGTCACACTTGGAACATTTGAAGGAATCAAGAAAATCATTGACTTGAATGGACTGACCATTGATAAGGAATCGAAAGAAGTTACGGTTCAGGGAGATCCAGTCAAGCTGACTCCGATAGAATACAAAATAGTGGAGCTGCTGATGACCAATGCCGGACGTGTGTTTTCCATCAATGATATTTACGAGCGGGTATGGAAAGAGCCTGGATACAATGCGGAAAATACAGTGGCGGTACATATTCGAAAGATTAGAGAAAAGATAGAGATAGATCCGAAAAATCCAAGATATTTAAAGGTGGTATGGGGGATTGGGTACAAGATGGAGAAATAG
- a CDS encoding DUF1672 family protein, with the protein MKLNNRLLIGSIGLSLMLGGCGNMNQTNANEGKEQNETTNAENQNSDDRLVRVQDYTGEGYTLRNGEKTDKIAQENKEEITEAVEKFFLEKYKTEVIVHNMVGAVDGATVFVESVGEPHFYTYAIVPIDVDQRKVLSDNVWSQEGQVEDAIITGIFAMIFQEELTVYEDFVNKIVEKHPVTGITEDALKNVRAGGHGNTYYYTNTYDPAFDKLVTKYLENPDTSQEEWKSYFGIEEYSSRGITLTLYLYMEEPNAEPDKDVFNDIVNELEELEGVPKAYYSVVLNDNFIDKTNALGLKENTLRRSSPDYIIKE; encoded by the coding sequence GTGAAATTAAACAATAGATTATTAATTGGAAGTATAGGTCTATCACTAATGTTAGGTGGGTGCGGAAATATGAATCAAACAAACGCAAATGAAGGAAAAGAACAAAACGAAACAACAAACGCCGAAAATCAAAATTCTGATGACAGATTAGTCCGAGTTCAGGATTACACAGGTGAAGGTTACACCCTTAGAAATGGAGAAAAAACCGATAAAATAGCCCAGGAAAATAAAGAAGAAATCACAGAGGCTGTGGAGAAATTCTTTCTAGAAAAGTACAAGACAGAAGTGATTGTACATAATATGGTGGGTGCTGTTGATGGCGCTACAGTTTTCGTAGAATCGGTTGGAGAACCCCATTTTTATACGTATGCCATTGTTCCAATTGATGTAGACCAGAGAAAAGTTCTCAGTGATAATGTATGGTCTCAAGAGGGGCAAGTGGAAGATGCTATTATAACAGGTATTTTTGCTATGATTTTTCAAGAAGAGTTAACAGTGTACGAAGATTTTGTTAATAAAATAGTTGAAAAACACCCAGTCACAGGTATAACAGAAGATGCCTTAAAAAATGTTAGAGCAGGAGGTCATGGTAACACTTATTACTATACAAACACTTATGATCCGGCATTTGACAAATTGGTGACTAAGTATCTTGAAAATCCTGATACAAGTCAAGAAGAATGGAAGTCTTATTTTGGAATAGAAGAATATTCCTCTAGAGGAATTACACTCACCCTTTACTTATACATGGAAGAACCAAATGCTGAGCCTGATAAAGATGTATTTAATGATATCGTTAATGAATTAGAGGAACTTGAAGGTGTACCGAAAGCTTATTACTCTGTTGTATTAAACGATAATTTCATAGATAAAACTAATGCACTAGGTCTAAAGGAAAATACTCTAAGACGCTCTAGTCCAGATTATATTATTAAAGAATAA